The Thermosynechococcus sp. genome has a segment encoding these proteins:
- a CDS encoding WD40 repeat domain-containing protein, which translates to MTLWYLDHYRTEHWLANQESIWTVALDPPAATLVTGGKDGRVKHWRRDGTLLATTPVLDLQGINQVLFSPSGQRVAIATKGGKLVIWNLADQSQQTWQLPIKVPLYTLSMDPQGRYLAAGDEKGTIYLVSLQRPEKIQQRQSAGEIWSLSFHPALPLLASTGSTGTIEVWNFESNRLAYRLSPGAGWLASLEFSANGQFLAAAGESGSVYLWSIHDQNPPSNPRVFRAHQRSIVSLSSES; encoded by the coding sequence ATGACGCTGTGGTACCTCGATCATTACCGCACGGAACACTGGCTTGCCAATCAAGAAAGTATTTGGACAGTGGCCCTCGATCCTCCGGCAGCCACGCTGGTCACAGGCGGCAAAGATGGCCGCGTCAAGCACTGGCGAAGGGATGGCACCCTTCTCGCCACCACCCCAGTTCTCGATCTCCAAGGCATCAACCAAGTGCTCTTTAGTCCCAGTGGTCAACGGGTGGCGATCGCCACCAAAGGGGGAAAATTGGTAATCTGGAACCTGGCAGATCAGTCCCAACAGACTTGGCAACTCCCCATCAAGGTTCCGCTCTACACCCTGTCTATGGATCCCCAAGGGCGGTACTTGGCGGCAGGCGATGAAAAGGGCACCATTTATCTCGTTAGCCTCCAGCGGCCAGAGAAAATTCAACAGCGCCAAAGTGCAGGTGAAATTTGGAGCCTCAGCTTTCATCCGGCACTCCCCCTGCTCGCGAGTACGGGATCTACGGGCACAATTGAGGTCTGGAATTTTGAGAGCAATCGCCTTGCCTATCGCCTGAGCCCTGGTGCAGGATGGCTTGCCAGTCTTGAATTCAGTGCTAATGGCCAATTCCTCGCGGCGGCTGGTGAAAGCGGCTCAGTCTATTTGTGGTCAATTCACGACCAAAATCCCCCCAGCAATCCCCGTGTGTTTCGTGCTCACCAGCGGAGTATTGTGAGTCTCAGCTCTGAGTCCTGA
- a CDS encoding MgPME-cyclase complex family protein produces the protein MATYYYILASKKFLTEEEPLEEVFRERQRHYREQGKEIDFWLVPEPVFLEQPQFAEQKARCPQPAAAIISTNQQFIQWLKLRLEYVLMGQFTSEEVPNPLASLASV, from the coding sequence ATGGCAACGTACTATTACATTCTCGCAAGCAAAAAGTTTTTAACTGAGGAAGAACCCCTTGAGGAAGTGTTTCGCGAGCGGCAGCGTCACTACCGGGAGCAGGGTAAAGAGATTGATTTTTGGCTCGTGCCAGAGCCTGTCTTTTTAGAGCAACCCCAGTTTGCTGAACAGAAGGCGCGTTGTCCGCAGCCTGCCGCAGCCATTATCTCTACTAATCAGCAATTTATCCAATGGCTAAAGCTGCGCTTGGAGTACGTCCTCATGGGGCAATTCACCAGCGAGGAGGTTCCGAATCCCCTTGCCTCCCTGGCAAGTGTCTAG
- a CDS encoding Rpn family recombination-promoting nuclease/putative transposase, which yields MRRNSLFYQLFAQLPQTLFDLLGKDIPQGYRFDSVELKQTAFRIDGVFVPPDPAGTVYFCEVQFQRDNTFYERFFAEIFLYLRLYRSTFADWQAVVIYPNRQTEQESFDPYDLLVHSPRLRRVYLNELGSPESLPLSVGLMQLMVLPEAEMPRVARLLAERTQGEAAPKSAVIIELITTIVLYKFTELSREEVLRMLGFTTEELKRTRFYREVYAEARAGRITRGKTRGTRRRTSGRLAAGITTGIATRLTTRITRMQQGQQQGEVLVVLRQLRRRFGSVPSELEERIRHLSPNQLEALAEALLDFTDLEAVFAWLNRSA from the coding sequence ATGCGCCGCAATTCCCTCTTTTACCAACTATTTGCCCAACTGCCCCAAACCCTCTTTGACCTGTTGGGCAAAGACATCCCTCAGGGGTATCGTTTTGACTCAGTCGAGCTGAAGCAAACCGCCTTTCGCATCGATGGCGTCTTTGTGCCCCCTGACCCTGCGGGCACGGTCTATTTCTGTGAGGTGCAGTTTCAGCGGGATAACACCTTCTATGAACGCTTCTTTGCGGAGATTTTTCTCTATCTGCGCCTGTATCGCTCCACCTTTGCGGACTGGCAAGCGGTGGTGATTTATCCCAATCGGCAAACGGAGCAAGAGTCTTTTGACCCCTATGACCTGTTGGTCCATAGTCCGCGCCTGCGCCGCGTCTATCTCAATGAATTGGGGTCGCCGGAGAGCTTGCCCTTGAGTGTGGGGTTGATGCAATTGATGGTGCTGCCTGAGGCAGAGATGCCGCGAGTGGCGAGGTTACTGGCTGAGCGCACGCAGGGGGAAGCAGCCCCAAAGTCAGCAGTCATAATAGAGTTAATCACGACGATTGTGTTGTACAAGTTCACGGAGCTGAGTCGGGAGGAGGTGTTGCGGATGTTGGGGTTTACCACTGAGGAACTGAAGCGGACACGGTTTTATCGGGAGGTGTATGCTGAGGCGCGGGCAGGAAGGATTACAAGAGGGAAAACAAGAGGGACGAGAAGAAGGACTTCAGGAAGGCTTGCAGCAGGGATTACAACAGGGATTGCAACAAGGCTTACAACAAGGATCACAAGGATGCAACAAGGACAGCAACAAGGAGAAGTGCTAGTTGTCTTGCGCCAGTTAAGGCGGCGGTTTGGGAGTGTGCCTAGCGAGCTTGAAGAACGCATTCGTCACCTCTCTCCCAATCAACTCGAAGCTTTGGCAGAAGCACTTCTAGACTTCACTGACCTAGAGGCAGTATTTGCGTGGCTAAATCGCTCTGCCTAA
- the fabG gene encoding 3-oxoacyl-[acyl-carrier-protein] reductase, producing MSEAAVAIVTGASRGIGRAIALELAKEGATVVVNYARSVEAALEVVQMIEQQGGTAIAIAADVSVPEQVDALVAKTVETYGRVDVLVNNAGITRDTLLLRMSLEDWQAVINLNLTGVFLCTRAVSKLMLKQKRGRIINIASVAGQMGNPGQANYSAAKAGVIGFSKTVAKELASRGITVNAVAPGFIATEMTAGLKAEEILKFIPLGRYGEPTEVAGMVRFLALDPAAAYITGQVFNVDGGMVMA from the coding sequence TTGAGCGAAGCAGCCGTTGCCATTGTCACTGGTGCCTCACGGGGAATTGGTCGGGCGATCGCCCTCGAATTGGCAAAGGAAGGAGCCACTGTGGTTGTCAACTACGCCCGTTCTGTTGAGGCGGCCCTTGAAGTGGTTCAAATGATTGAACAACAAGGGGGGACAGCGATCGCGATCGCTGCCGATGTGTCTGTCCCTGAGCAGGTCGATGCTCTCGTAGCCAAAACCGTAGAAACCTATGGCCGTGTGGATGTACTGGTCAACAATGCCGGTATTACCCGCGACACGCTGCTGCTGCGTATGAGCCTCGAGGACTGGCAGGCGGTGATTAACCTGAACCTGACAGGGGTTTTTCTGTGTACCCGGGCGGTGAGTAAACTGATGCTCAAGCAAAAGCGGGGACGGATTATCAACATTGCGTCGGTGGCAGGGCAAATGGGCAACCCCGGCCAAGCCAACTACAGTGCCGCCAAAGCTGGTGTGATTGGGTTTAGCAAAACCGTGGCCAAAGAACTCGCTAGTCGAGGTATTACCGTCAATGCCGTTGCCCCCGGCTTTATTGCCACTGAGATGACAGCTGGACTCAAAGCAGAGGAGATTCTTAAATTCATTCCCCTAGGACGGTATGGCGAACCCACAGAAGTGGCGGGGATGGTGCGCTTTTTAGCCTTGGATCCGGCAGCCGCCTACATTACGGGGCAAGTCTTCAATGTGGATGGTGGTATGGTGATGGCCTAG
- a CDS encoding valine--tRNA ligase: MTNAITLPSQYDPKQTEAKWQQLWESSGVFHADPNHPGKPYCIVIPPPNVTGSLHMGHAFEHALIDVLIRYHRMIGRNVLWLPGTDHASIAVSTILDQQLQAEGTNRFALGREAYLKRAWAWKESSGKTIVGQIRRLGLSVDWSRERFTMDEGLSRAVLTAFNQLYEAGLIYRGKYLVNWCPSSQSAVSDLEVENREVQGHLWHLRYPLTDGSGYLEVATTRPETMLGDTAVAVHPEDDRYRHLIGKTLRLPLMNREIPIIGDPLVDPTFGTGCVKVTPAHDPNDFVMGQRHRLPMINLMNKDGTLNENAGEFAGLDRFVARKQVVARLEAEGFLVRVEDYKHTVPYSDRGKVPIEPLLSTQWFVKIRPLADAALKALDRRHSPRFIPDRWAKVYRDWLVNLRDWCISRQLWWGHQIPAWYVVSETEGEVRDDTPFVVAMNETAARAKAIAQFGEDIELQQDQDVLDTWFSSGLWPFSTLGWPDDTPDYRRYYPNTTLVTGFDIIFFWVARMTMMGQYFTGKIPFRDVYIHGLVRDENNKKMSKSANNGIDPLILIEKYGTDALRYSLVKEVVGAGQDIRLAYNRKTDESATVEAARNFANKLWNASRFVLLNLEGQTPSQLGTPRRQDLTTSDRWILSRYHTAIQTTRERIESYGLGEAAKGLYEFIWGDFCDWYIELVKPRLQGENAKAKRTAQQVLATVLDGTLKLLHPFMPHITEEIWHTLHQVGDSEVLAVQPYPKVNRRAIDPELEAQFSLLIETIRTIRNLRAEAGIKPALYIAALIEASAEEASIFKAGAADIQHLARLESLTIGTGLQIPQQVFSGVVGKSEVLIPLAGVVDLEALVTKLQKEGDRLRKDIQSLTARLNNPNFVNKAQPEVVATAQAQLAAAQQQLAIIEHRLQSLGVDDKSQP, translated from the coding sequence ATGACCAACGCGATTACCCTCCCCAGTCAATACGATCCCAAGCAAACGGAGGCCAAGTGGCAACAGCTCTGGGAAAGCAGTGGTGTCTTTCACGCGGACCCCAACCACCCTGGTAAACCCTATTGCATTGTCATTCCGCCTCCTAATGTCACCGGTAGCTTGCACATGGGGCACGCCTTTGAGCATGCCCTGATTGATGTTCTGATTCGCTATCACCGCATGATTGGCCGCAATGTTCTCTGGCTGCCGGGGACAGACCATGCCAGTATTGCCGTTAGCACGATTTTGGATCAACAGTTGCAGGCGGAGGGCACCAACCGCTTTGCCTTGGGACGGGAGGCCTATCTAAAGCGAGCTTGGGCATGGAAAGAGTCCTCAGGGAAGACAATTGTCGGCCAAATTCGCCGCTTGGGGCTGTCGGTGGATTGGTCGCGGGAACGCTTTACGATGGATGAGGGGCTGTCGCGGGCAGTTCTTACAGCTTTTAATCAACTTTATGAAGCAGGACTCATCTATCGCGGTAAGTATTTAGTAAACTGGTGTCCCTCCAGTCAATCGGCGGTCTCGGATTTAGAGGTAGAAAACCGTGAGGTGCAGGGGCATCTCTGGCATTTGCGCTATCCCCTGACGGATGGGTCAGGGTATTTGGAGGTGGCCACAACCCGTCCGGAAACAATGCTGGGGGATACGGCAGTGGCGGTTCACCCAGAGGACGATCGCTATCGCCATTTGATTGGCAAAACACTGCGCCTGCCGCTTATGAATCGGGAGATTCCGATTATTGGGGATCCCTTGGTGGACCCCACCTTTGGCACCGGCTGTGTCAAGGTCACTCCTGCTCACGATCCCAATGACTTTGTCATGGGGCAACGCCATCGCCTACCGATGATTAACCTGATGAACAAAGATGGCACGCTCAATGAGAATGCCGGTGAGTTTGCGGGTCTGGACCGCTTTGTGGCTCGTAAACAGGTGGTGGCTCGTCTAGAGGCGGAGGGCTTTTTGGTGCGGGTGGAGGACTATAAGCACACCGTTCCCTATAGCGATCGCGGCAAAGTCCCCATTGAACCGCTGCTGTCTACCCAATGGTTTGTGAAAATTCGTCCCTTGGCGGATGCCGCCCTCAAAGCCTTAGATAGACGGCATTCCCCTCGCTTTATTCCGGATCGCTGGGCAAAGGTCTATCGGGATTGGCTAGTGAACTTGCGGGATTGGTGTATTTCACGACAACTGTGGTGGGGGCATCAAATTCCCGCTTGGTACGTGGTCAGTGAAACCGAGGGCGAAGTGCGCGATGATACTCCCTTTGTGGTGGCAATGAATGAGACGGCTGCCCGCGCCAAGGCAATTGCCCAATTTGGCGAGGACATTGAACTCCAGCAGGATCAAGACGTATTGGATACGTGGTTTTCCTCTGGCCTATGGCCCTTTTCTACGTTGGGTTGGCCTGATGATACGCCAGACTATCGCCGCTATTACCCCAACACCACCCTTGTTACTGGGTTTGACATTATCTTTTTCTGGGTGGCACGGATGACAATGATGGGTCAGTACTTCACAGGTAAAATCCCCTTCCGTGATGTCTATATCCACGGCTTGGTGCGGGATGAAAACAACAAAAAAATGTCCAAGTCCGCCAATAATGGCATTGACCCACTGATTTTAATTGAAAAATACGGCACTGATGCGCTGCGCTATAGCTTGGTCAAGGAAGTCGTGGGCGCTGGTCAGGATATTCGCTTGGCCTACAACCGCAAAACCGATGAGTCGGCAACCGTCGAGGCGGCGCGCAACTTTGCCAACAAACTTTGGAATGCCTCCCGCTTTGTGCTGCTGAATCTAGAGGGACAAACCCCCAGCCAGTTGGGAACCCCGCGACGCCAGGACTTGACCACTAGCGATCGCTGGATTCTCAGTCGCTACCATACAGCTATTCAAACCACCCGCGAGCGCATTGAAAGCTATGGGCTGGGAGAGGCGGCCAAGGGACTCTACGAATTCATCTGGGGAGATTTTTGCGACTGGTACATTGAACTGGTGAAACCTCGTTTACAAGGGGAAAACGCCAAAGCCAAGCGCACTGCTCAGCAAGTACTGGCCACGGTGCTCGATGGCACCTTGAAGCTGCTCCATCCTTTCATGCCCCACATTACAGAGGAAATTTGGCACACGCTGCATCAGGTGGGAGATAGTGAAGTTTTAGCGGTACAACCCTACCCGAAAGTGAATCGCCGCGCCATTGACCCTGAGCTTGAAGCCCAATTTAGTCTTTTGATTGAAACCATCCGCACAATTCGGAATCTGCGGGCAGAGGCAGGGATTAAGCCGGCATTGTATATTGCCGCCCTGATTGAGGCAAGTGCTGAGGAAGCATCCATCTTCAAAGCTGGAGCTGCTGATATTCAACACTTGGCTCGCCTCGAGTCCTTAACCATTGGCACTGGGCTGCAAATTCCACAGCAGGTCTTTAGTGGTGTTGTTGGCAAGAGCGAGGTGCTCATTCCCCTAGCGGGGGTCGTAGATCTGGAGGCCTTGGTAACGAAGCTCCAGAAGGAGGGCGATCGCCTCAGGAAAGACATTCAATCTTTAACAGCTCGCCTCAACAACCCTAATTTTGTCAACAAAGCCCAGCCAGAGGTGGTTGCTACGGCCCAGGCACAATTGGCTGCCGCCCAACAGCAACTGGCAATTATTGAGCACCGACTCCAATCCTTGGGTGTCGATGACAAAAGCCAACCCTGA
- a CDS encoding ribulose bisphosphate carboxylase small subunit gives MKTLPKERRYETFSYLPPLSDAQIARQIQYAIDQGYHPCVEFNETSDAETHYWTMWKLPLFNCTNAQEVLNEVQQCRSEYPNCFIRVVAFDNIKQCQVMGFIVYKPNQTNSGYSGYRY, from the coding sequence ATGAAGACACTGCCTAAAGAGCGTCGTTACGAAACCTTCTCCTACCTGCCTCCCCTCAGTGATGCCCAAATTGCTCGCCAAATCCAGTACGCGATTGATCAGGGCTATCACCCCTGTGTGGAGTTCAATGAGACTTCCGATGCCGAAACCCACTACTGGACAATGTGGAAACTGCCGCTGTTTAACTGCACTAATGCCCAAGAGGTGCTGAATGAAGTGCAGCAGTGCCGCTCGGAATATCCCAACTGCTTCATTCGTGTTGTTGCCTTTGACAATATCAAGCAGTGCCAAGTGATGGGCTTTATTGTCTATAAGCCCAATCAGACTAACAGCGGCTACAGCGGTTATCGCTATTAA
- the rcbX gene encoding RuBisCO chaperone RbcX, translating to MDVKHIAKQTTKTLISYLTYQAVRTVIGQLAETDPPRSLWLHQFTSQESVQDGERYLEALFRQQPDLGFRILTVREHLAEMVADYLPEMLRAGIQQANLQQRCQQLERMTQVSEANVEGSNPETPE from the coding sequence ATGGATGTCAAGCACATTGCCAAGCAAACCACCAAAACCCTGATTAGTTATCTCACCTATCAGGCGGTGCGAACCGTGATTGGGCAACTGGCCGAAACTGATCCACCGCGATCCCTCTGGCTACACCAGTTCACGAGTCAAGAAAGTGTCCAAGATGGTGAACGTTACTTGGAAGCCCTCTTTCGCCAACAGCCCGATCTCGGTTTTCGCATTCTCACAGTACGCGAACATCTCGCGGAAATGGTGGCGGACTATCTACCGGAAATGCTACGTGCGGGCATCCAGCAGGCCAACTTGCAACAGCGCTGTCAACAACTGGAGCGGATGACCCAAGTCTCTGAAGCCAATGTTGAGGGCAGCAACCCAGAAACCCCTGAATAG
- a CDS encoding form I ribulose bisphosphate carboxylase large subunit → MAYTQSKSQKAGYQAGVKDYRLTYYTPDYTPKDTDILAAFRVTPQPGVPFEEAAAAVAAESSTGTWTTVWTDLLTDLDRYKGRCYDIEPLPGEDNQFIAYIAYPLDLFEEGSVTNMLTSIVGNVFGFKALKALRLEDLRIPVAYLKTFQGPPHGIQVERDKLNKYGRPLLGCTIKPKLGLSAKNYGRAVYECLRGGLDFTKDDENINSQPFQRWRDRFLFVADAIHKAQAETGEIKGHYLNVTAPTCEEMLKRAEFAKELEMPIIMHDFLTAGFTANTTLAKWCRDNGILLHIHRAMHAVIDRQKNHGIHFRVLAKCLRMSGGDHIHTGTVVGKLEGDKAVTLGFVDLLRENYIEQDRSRGIYFTQDWASMPGVMAVASGGIHVWHMPALVDIFGDDAVLQFGGGTLGHPWGNAPGATANRVALEACIQARNEGRDLVREGGDIIREAARWSPELAAACELWKEIKFEFEAQDTI, encoded by the coding sequence ATGGCCTATACGCAATCCAAATCCCAGAAAGCTGGGTATCAGGCAGGGGTAAAAGACTACCGCCTGACCTACTACACCCCTGATTACACCCCCAAAGATACCGACATTCTAGCGGCCTTTCGTGTCACCCCGCAGCCAGGCGTGCCCTTTGAAGAAGCTGCCGCCGCCGTTGCCGCAGAATCCTCGACAGGTACATGGACCACCGTCTGGACCGACCTGCTGACCGACTTGGATCGCTACAAAGGTCGCTGCTACGACATCGAGCCCCTGCCGGGTGAAGACAATCAGTTCATCGCCTATATTGCCTACCCGCTGGATCTCTTTGAAGAAGGCTCTGTCACCAACATGCTGACCTCCATTGTGGGGAACGTGTTTGGTTTCAAAGCCCTCAAAGCTCTGCGCCTTGAAGACCTGCGCATTCCTGTGGCTTACCTGAAGACCTTCCAAGGGCCACCCCACGGTATCCAAGTGGAACGCGACAAATTGAACAAATATGGTCGTCCGCTCTTGGGCTGTACCATTAAGCCGAAGTTGGGTCTGTCGGCGAAAAACTATGGCCGCGCCGTTTATGAATGCTTGCGCGGTGGTCTGGACTTCACCAAAGATGACGAAAACATCAACTCTCAGCCTTTCCAACGCTGGCGCGATCGCTTCCTGTTTGTTGCTGATGCCATTCACAAAGCCCAAGCAGAAACCGGTGAAATCAAAGGGCACTATTTGAACGTCACCGCTCCTACCTGCGAGGAAATGTTGAAACGGGCAGAGTTCGCTAAAGAACTGGAAATGCCCATCATCATGCACGACTTTCTCACCGCTGGCTTCACCGCCAACACCACCCTCGCGAAATGGTGCCGCGACAACGGCATCCTGCTGCACATTCACCGCGCCATGCACGCTGTGATTGACCGTCAGAAAAACCATGGGATACACTTCCGGGTATTGGCCAAGTGCTTGCGGATGTCTGGCGGTGATCACATCCACACCGGTACTGTTGTCGGTAAGCTCGAAGGGGATAAAGCCGTTACCCTCGGCTTTGTCGATCTGCTGCGGGAAAACTACATTGAGCAGGATCGCTCCCGTGGCATTTACTTCACCCAAGACTGGGCCTCGATGCCCGGTGTGATGGCTGTGGCCTCGGGTGGGATTCACGTTTGGCACATGCCTGCCCTCGTGGACATCTTCGGTGATGATGCAGTGCTGCAATTTGGTGGTGGTACCTTGGGTCACCCTTGGGGGAATGCACCGGGGGCAACTGCAAATCGGGTTGCCCTGGAAGCCTGTATCCAAGCTCGTAACGAAGGTCGTGACCTCGTGCGCGAAGGCGGCGACATTATCCGCGAAGCAGCTCGCTGGAGTCCGGAACTGGCTGCTGCCTGCGAACTCTGGAAAGAAATCAAGTTCGAGTTTGAAGCGCAAGACACGATCTAG
- the ylqF gene encoding ribosome biogenesis GTPase YlqF — translation MGPIIQWYPGHIAKAERALKEQLKQVDLIFEVRDARIPLASCHPQIRQWASGKQRLLVLNGMDRISDRDRQQWLTWFETQGETVFFTNAQRGEGIRRLEQAAVRAGAAINQRRQQRGMQVRAVRAVVLGFPNVGKSALINRLLRQRVVESAARPGVTRQLRWVRLSPALELLDAPGVLPMNFKNQEAAVKLAICDDIGQAAYDPCRVAPMLVDIMQQLGHADRLRERYGLALSDTGETYLYDLAASRYHGDLERAARQLLQDYRRGYLGAIALEHPPQSRNSTIASS, via the coding sequence ATGGGTCCGATCATTCAATGGTATCCTGGCCACATTGCCAAGGCAGAACGTGCCCTCAAGGAACAACTGAAACAGGTGGATCTGATCTTTGAGGTGCGGGATGCACGCATTCCCCTTGCCAGTTGCCATCCCCAAATTCGTCAGTGGGCTAGTGGCAAGCAGCGCCTCTTAGTGCTCAATGGAATGGATAGGATTAGCGATCGCGATCGCCAACAGTGGCTGACATGGTTTGAGACCCAAGGGGAAACAGTTTTTTTCACCAATGCGCAGCGGGGTGAAGGGATTCGCCGACTCGAACAGGCTGCGGTACGGGCGGGGGCGGCCATCAATCAACGCCGTCAACAGCGGGGCATGCAAGTAAGAGCCGTGCGAGCTGTGGTTTTGGGGTTTCCCAATGTGGGCAAATCAGCCCTCATTAATCGCCTCTTGCGGCAGCGGGTGGTTGAGAGTGCAGCGCGTCCGGGGGTGACGCGGCAACTGCGCTGGGTGCGCTTGTCCCCTGCCCTTGAACTCTTGGATGCCCCAGGGGTATTGCCCATGAATTTCAAGAATCAGGAGGCGGCGGTAAAACTGGCCATTTGCGATGACATTGGTCAAGCTGCCTACGATCCCTGTCGGGTGGCACCAATGCTTGTGGATATCATGCAACAGTTGGGGCATGCCGATCGCCTTAGGGAGCGCTACGGTCTGGCCCTTAGCGACACCGGTGAGACCTACCTTTATGACCTTGCTGCTAGCCGCTACCATGGTGACTTGGAACGGGCAGCCAGGCAACTGTTGCAGGACTATCGCCGCGGTTACCTGGGGGCGATCGCCCTTGAGCATCCTCCTCAATCCAGAAACAGCACCATAGCATCGTCCTGA
- the bchI gene encoding magnesium chelatase ATPase subunit I yields the protein MPVTPTAVPRRPVFPFAAIVGQDEMKLSLLLNVIDPKIGGVMIMGDRGTGKSTTIRALADLLPEIEVVADDPFNSHPSDPDLMSDAVKVAVAAGEPIHTIKKKVPMVDLPLGATEDRVCGTIDIEKALAEGVKAFEPGLLAKANRGILYVDEVNLLDDHLVDVLLDAAASGWNTVEREGISIRHPARFVLVGSGNPEEGELRPQLLDRFGMHAEIRTVKDPSLRVEIVEQRSQFDQNPEAFLAKYQAQQEALQAKLVAAQALLPKVTIDHELRVKISQVCAELDVDGLRGDIVTNRAAKALAAFEGRTDVTVEDIARVIVLCLRHRLRKDPLESIDSGYKVGKVFQEVFGVEIPA from the coding sequence ATGCCTGTGACTCCGACTGCTGTGCCTCGTCGGCCGGTTTTTCCCTTTGCGGCAATTGTCGGTCAAGACGAAATGAAACTGTCATTATTGCTCAATGTCATTGACCCCAAAATTGGTGGGGTGATGATCATGGGCGATCGCGGCACGGGCAAATCAACCACCATTCGTGCCCTGGCAGATTTGCTGCCAGAAATTGAGGTGGTTGCCGATGACCCCTTCAATAGTCACCCCAGTGATCCCGATCTCATGAGCGATGCCGTGAAGGTGGCCGTAGCAGCCGGTGAACCTATTCACACGATCAAGAAAAAAGTACCCATGGTGGATCTGCCCCTGGGAGCCACAGAAGATCGCGTGTGCGGCACGATTGACATTGAAAAAGCCCTTGCTGAGGGAGTAAAAGCCTTTGAACCGGGACTCTTGGCCAAGGCAAATCGCGGCATTCTCTATGTGGATGAGGTGAACCTGCTGGATGATCACTTAGTGGATGTCCTACTGGATGCCGCTGCCTCCGGCTGGAATACCGTTGAGCGTGAGGGCATTTCCATTCGTCACCCAGCACGCTTTGTCCTAGTTGGCTCTGGTAACCCCGAAGAAGGGGAATTGCGACCCCAACTGCTGGATCGCTTTGGCATGCACGCTGAGATTCGCACCGTCAAGGATCCAAGCCTGCGCGTGGAAATTGTGGAACAGCGATCGCAATTTGATCAAAACCCCGAAGCCTTTTTGGCGAAATACCAGGCGCAACAGGAAGCCCTGCAAGCTAAGTTAGTCGCCGCCCAAGCCCTATTGCCCAAGGTCACCATTGACCACGAGCTGCGAGTAAAAATTTCCCAAGTGTGTGCTGAGCTGGATGTGGACGGCCTGCGGGGAGACATTGTCACTAACCGCGCCGCCAAGGCTTTGGCTGCCTTTGAGGGACGCACAGATGTCACCGTTGAGGACATTGCGCGGGTGATTGTCCTCTGTCTGCGGCACCGACTGCGCAAGGATCCCCTAGAGTCCATTGACTCCGGCTACAAGGTGGGCAAAGTCTTCCAAGAGGTCTTTGGTGTGGAGATTCCTGCCTAG